The Planctellipticum variicoloris DNA window CGACTTGTATTCGACATTCTCCCGGTGGCGCTGGAGCGCCGCGGCCCGGTCGCCCTCGGCAAACTCCAGGTCGCCGACCCTGGCCAGAAGCATGCCGAGATCCGGGAATTCGGCGGCGGCCTTGCCGTACTCCTGCTGCAGTCGTTCGTAGACGCCGACACTCTGACGGTAGCGGTTCAGGGCGGGCTTCGTTTCGCCGGCGGAGTGTTCGAGATCCGCGACGCGGCGCAGGAAGTCTCCGAGTTCGTGCAGAGACTCGGCGGTCTCGCCGGCGACCTGGAGTTGCCGTTCACGGACGTCGAGGGCGCGTCGATAGCGGTTTACGGCGTCCGTCTGGTCGCCTGCGGAAAGTTCCGCGTCGCCGAGCTGGACGAGGAGATCTCCCAGACTCTGCAGGCGTTCGGCACTTTCGCCGTCGACTTCCAGCAGGCGTTCGCGAACGTCGACCAGCCGGGTCAGGCGTGCGAGCGCTTCCTGCGGATTTTCGGCTTCCGGCTCGACATCGCGGAGGCGGATCAGACTTTGTTCGAGCGCCCGCAGCGATTCGGAGCTGTCGCCGGACAGCTCCCGCAGGCGTTCGTGCACCTGGACGTCGCGCAGGAACCAGCGCCGCGCCGCTGCCAGATCTCCGGCCTGACGTTCCGCTTCTCCGAGCGTGAGCAGCAACTGGCTCAGAGAGGCGAGCCGATCGAGGGTTTCGCCGTCGATTTCCAGCAGGCGCTCGCGAACCTCGACCAGTTGAGCGAGTCGCGGTCGAGCGGCAGCTTCATCGCCTGCGACGTCTTCCAGTTCCTTCGCCTGCAGCAGGCTGTTCTCAAAATCGGCGAGCGACGGTGCGGTCTCGCCGGCGAGCAGTCGCAGCCATTCGTGGACTTCCACGTTGCGGCGAAGTCGTTCCAAGGCCCTGGGGAGATTTTCCGAGGCTCGTTCGACAGAGGCTACATGGACCAGCAGATCGCTTAGAGCCGTCAGGCGCTCGACGGATTCTCCGCAGACTTCGAGGAGTCGCTCACGGACTTCGATCAAGCGGCACAGGTGCTCGTACTCGGCCGCCGACTCTCCAGCGGCGCGTTCGAGTTCAACCAGCGTCCACAGGCTGCCGTCGAGAGCCTCCAGCGATTCGCGGCTATCGGCGGCGAGTTCCCGCAGACGCTCGCGAACATCGACGTTCCGGCGGAAGCGCTTCAAGGCCTGTGGGGAATTTCCGGCCTGCGACTCGATGGTTCCGACGCGCACCAGCAATTCGCTGAGGGCAAGCCACGAGTCAGGATCGCTGCCGTGGACTTCCGCCACGTGTTCCCGGAGTTCAATCATCCGATCGAGGCAGGAGGTGGCGGCTTCGCCGTTCCCGGCGGCCGCCTCAAGCTCGCTGACCTGCAGCAGGCAGCGTTCCAGCGCGGCGAGCGAATCGGCGCTCTCGCTGCTGAAGTCGCGAATCAGTTCGCAGAGTTCCACATTGCGACGGAAGTAGACGAGGGCCCGTTCCTGTTCGCCGGCCGCCAAGGCACTTTGTGCGACGTCGACCAGCAGTTCGCTGAGACCACGGAGAGTCGTTTCGCTCGGGCCTGCGACCTGAAGCAATCGTTCGCGGACGTCAATCCGGCGATTGAGCAATGCTCCGGCTTTCGCCTGATTCCCGTCTTCCGCTTCCAGCTTGCCGAGTTGGACCAGCCGCTGCTCCAGCTCTTCCAGCCCGGCGACGCTTTCGCCACGGAGGCCGAGCTGTCGCTCCTGGAGTTCCAGGCGACGCTGCTGGCGCGTCCGCGCATCGGGCCGGTCGTGCGTCGCGAGGGCCAGGTCCACCGCCTGGGAGAGCAATGTGTCCAACGCGGCCAGATGCTCTGCGACATCTTCCGGGAGGTTGAGGAGTCGCTCGTGCAGCTCGATCCGTTGCGCCAGGCGGGTACGGGTCGCGGTGGAGTCGCCCTCGGCCGATTCCAGATCGCCGAGCTGGATGAGGCAACGATCAACCGTTTCCAAAATGTCGGCGTTGTCGCCGGTGCGGTTGAGGAGTCGCTCCAGAATCTCCAGGCGACGCTGCAGGCGCGGCCGTGCGCCGGCACGGTCATTCGCCGCCAGGGTGAGTTCCACGGCCTGAGCCAGGAGCGAGTCCAGAGCGGTCAGGCGATCGTCGGTTTCTTCGCTGATCGCCAGCATTCGCTCGTGCAACTGGATCCGCTGCGACTGTCGGACGCCTGCGGCGGCGGCATCACCTTCGGCGGTCTCCAATTCGCCGAGCTGGGCCAGGCAGCGGTCGACTTCTTCCAGAGCGGCGACGTTTTCGCCGGTCTGCTCGATCAGCCTGATGCGAATCGCGACGTTCCGTCGGAACTTCTCCAATGCGGCGGCGCGATTGCCGGCCTGCAGCGCGCCGTCGGCGAACCGAAGCAGAAGGGTTCCGAGTTGCTGGAGCCGCTCCGGGGTTTCGCCGGCAACGATGAGCAATCGCTCCTGCAGACCGGTCTGCCGATCGAGCCCGTCGAGGGCTGCCGCGTCGTCGCCGGCGGCGGCTTCAAACTCGACGAGGTCCTTGACGAAGCCGATGAGCGATTCGAGCGATTCCGAGGTCTCGCCGGTCAGCTTCAGAAGTTGCTCGCGGACATCGACGTTGCGCCGCAGATGAACGATTGCCGACGGCTGGTCGCCGACTTCGAACTCCAGTTCGGCGAGCTTGACCAGAAAGTCGGCGAGCCCCTGCAGCGTTTCGGAGTTGTCGCCGGTCAGTTTGAGGAGACGCTCGCGGATGTCGAGATTCCGCCGGTAGCGTTTCAAAGTTGCTGCGCGGTCCCCGGCCGCGAACTCCAGCCCGCCGACCTGCAGCAGATCCGCCGAGAATCCCTGCAACGATTCGGCGCTGTCTTCGCAGAGCGGCAGGAGCTGTTCGCGAACTTCCAGATTCCGCTGATAGCGCTGGAGCGCCGCGGCGCGGTCGCCGGCGGCCAGTTCGAGTTCGCCGACCCTCAGCAGATAGCCGCCGAGCGCCTGGAGCGACTCCACATCGGCCCCGACTTCGGTCAGGAGGCGTTCGCGGAGGTCGAGGTTGGCTCGATAGCGAGCGAGGGCCGCGGTGGAATCCCCCTCGGCCAGTTCGAGATCGCCCAGTTGTACGAGGAAGTCGGCCCGCCTGCGGAGCGTGGACACGTCTCCAAGGTTTTCCGGTTCCGCGGCTTCGAGAAGTTCCAGCTTGCGGCGATAACGCCCGATGGCCTCCTGCCGGTTTCCTTCGGCGAGTTCCAGATCGCCGATGCGGCCGTGGTACTCGGCGAGTTCGACGGGGGAGGCGGGGCCGGCCCCGGATTCCGTCGAGAGCCGTTCGCGAATGTCCGCGACACGGCGATAGCGGGCCAGGGCCGACGCCCGGTCGCCGCCGGCCAGTTCCAGATCTCCCAGCGAGGTCAGGCAGTCGTCGATGTCGAGCAATCCGGCCTGGGACTCGCCTCCCTGGGCAAAGATTGTTTCCGCTTCGGAGAGGGCTGCGAGCATGGCCTCGCGCGCGGCGCCGACGTCCTCGGTCTCCGCAAGAATCCGGCCGCGATTGCGGGCGGCGACCAATCGCCAGCGGTTGCCGTCGCCGGCGATCTCGGAGATCTGCTGATAGGTCTCGCAGGCTTCGTCGGTTTCGCCCCGGAACCAGGCGAGCTGTCCGCGGAGATCGAGCATTTCCAGGTCGCGCGGCTCCTCGGCGAGGACGATCTGGAGCTCGCGTTCGGCCGTCGTATCGTCACCACGGGCGAGGGCCATCGCGGCGACCTGACGTCGCTGCTGACGACTCTGACTCCGCAGCGTCCGCTCCTGCTCTCCGAGTCGTTCGAGTTCGGCCCGAACGCTGTCCAGCGCGGTGGAGGTTTGTTCGACGTGGCGTTCGAGGGTTTGCTGCAGTTCGTCCAGTTCGCCGGGCAGCAGAGGTTGTGCGGCGATGCCTGGCGCCCGTTCGCCGCGCGCGGCTTCGCAGGCGAGTTCCGCGAGCCGGAGCGCCTCGGGAGTGAGCCAGGCGTGGCCGAGGCCGGACAGGACGACGGAGTCTTCCGAGGGGCGTGCGAGGACTGCGCGTCCGTTTCCGACGAGGACTGCGGCCAGTTCCTCGTCAAGCTGGCCGACGGCGAACTCGAGGGCTTCGAACTCGATCGACAGACGTTTCCGGACGCTGGCGTCCCAGGTGGATAACAGACGGGCGGCTCGATCGTGGGACCAGGCGACGAAGGCCTGCCCGATCGTTTCCAGTTCATGGCCGCTGGGACCGGCGGCGAGATCCTGGAGCGCGGCGGGGAACTGCTCAAGGAGTGCGCGGAACCCGACGAGTCTCACACCGGCGAATTCCTCTCCGCCGAACTTCAGGGCACCGAGGACCGCTTGCGGAAACTGCCGCTGCAGCTTGTCGGCGATCACGCGGAGGCACTTGTCGGAAACGGTTCCGGCTTTTCGCTCGCGCAGGACCTGCAGGATCGGGAGCCATTCTTTCCGATCGAGCGGCTCCAAAGTTGCGGGGCCGAATCCCGGGCCGGCTTCGTCGATCTGGGAGCAGGTCGACGGGAGCAAGGTGTCGCTGGATCCGACGGCTTCGGAGGCGAGATCGACGAAGGGTTCGTCGACGCCGACGGCAAAGTCGGCGAGCGCGGCTCTTTCGGCCCGGACGACGGCCTGATTGGATTGTTCGGCGGTGGCGGAGAGGACCATCGCGAGCGTGCGGCCGACGAGGCGGTGGAGGTCACGATGTCCGAGCAGCCCGCCGGCCTGAAGGAATCCTTTGAATCGACTGTTCAGGCTGACCGCCAGCCGGCGTCCGCCGTTGCCGCCGAGGGCGTCGGCGAGAGTTTCCGCGATGCCGGTTCCGGTCATGCCCGAGACGGCGGATCCCGCGACGACGCCGCCGGCCGCCATGAGCGCGCGGGGGAGCGTCAGCGTCAGATCAACCTTGGCAAGCATTCCCGAATCCCGAAGCTCAGCGGCACCAAGTCATGGTTTATGAAGGCAGCGTGAAAGGTATCAGAGAGAATCGGCCCGACGTCGCACAGTCACAATCGTCCCTCCGAGTTGCCGGTCAGACCGACAGGTCAGCCACGTCTGCGCAGCCGGCAAAATCCGCGTATACGTTAGCCGTCCTACGATCCGGATTTCTGCTGTGATTTCCGCGGTCGACGAAGGGACTGCGCAGGCTGACCGGCAGCCGCAACGCAGCCCGAACAATCCTTGCATCGGATTCGCCGCGGGTCCCGCTGAAACATCGTCGGCCGGATGGAAAAGCCGATTTGTTCCGTCGCGCATCTGGCAGGTTTCTGATTGCGGGGGAGGTATTCCTCAACTTGCCGCGTCACAGTCATCGCTGACGGGGGCAGACAGGGGTCGGAGCGGGCCGGGCGGGGGATCTCCATCGCCGGCCACGCTTGTGAGGCGCGCCACCGGCCCCCACTCCCGACGTCTTCGTTGGGAGTGGAATATTCGGGTGAAGACCGTCTTTACTCGGCGGTCGACGCTTCGACACGCTCGAAGATCCTCACCCTGGCCCTTTCCCACCGAAGACGGCGGGAGAGGGGACAAGCAAAAGACACCGTACCTTGGAATCGACGCCAAGTAACATGCGACCAGAAACGAACAGGCCCGCGACTGAACACGTCGCGGGCCTGGGGAGAGTTGTCGAGAGCGGGAGGTGGATCAGGCGCCATAGCCGGCGAAGATTTTGTCCATCCGCTGGGAGACTTCTTCCAGGCGTTTGCGGTCGCCGCCGCGGACTTCCGCCGTGGCCCAGCCGCTGAAGCCGATGGATTTGAGGGCGGTCATGACGGCGGGCCAGTCGCAGCCGTCTTCGCCATCGCCGATTTCGGCCGAGAAGCCTTTGCCGACGCCCTGTTCGTTGGCGATTTTCCGGCTGTACTCCTTGATGTCGAGCTTGCCGATGCGCTTGCCGAGGGTCAGGATCCAGTGCTCGGGCCAGCCGTAGCGGATGACGTTTCCGACGTCGAAGTAGGAGCCGACGAGGGGGCTTTCGAATTCGTCGATGTACTTCGCCGTTTCCAGCGGGCTGAGGAGGAAGTTGTTCCAGACGTTTTCGAAGAGGATCCTGACACCCAGTTCGCCGGCGAGGGGCAGGGCTTTGCGGATTTCTTCCTGCGATCGCTGGTAGGCGTCGGCGTAGGAGGTCTGCTTGTTGACGACGGCCGGGACGAGGAGCACGGTGGTTCCGCCGTAGGCTTTGCAGTCGCGGAGCGAGGTTTTCAGACCTTCGAGCCCGGCGGCGCGGACTTCGGGACTCGGATCGGAGAGCGGCTTGCCCCAGTGGACGTAGTCGACGACGCCGTGCACGATCAGGCCGGATTCGTCCTGAGCCTTTTTGACGTCGTCATGATTGGCGGGGCGATCCATGTCGAGCCCCTCGAAGCCAATGTCCTTGAGCATTTTGAATTTGTCGGTCATTGAGGCGTCGCCGCCCACCATGCCGAATTTGACCGCTTTGCGCAGCCGCAGCTTTTCGTCTGCGGCCGCGACGGGACGGCTCCCCGTCGCCAGCGCGGCGGCCGCGACGGCCGTCGACTGGAGAAATGTTCGACGATCGATGCCCTGCATAGACTCCACTCCCACAAACGAGCCGGACAAATCGGGTCTCACATGGCGTCGAGGTGCGGATCTGCGGGCCAAAACTTTTTCGGATTCGGGGCGCTGGCAAACTCGCACGCGGACGCATCGATCGGCTATTATGCGACTGGTTCGCTGCCGTGAACAGGCAGCGGTTTCGACTTTGTCGTTCGGAGACTCGACTCAATGTCCGATCCCACGCCCTCCCGCCGTGATTTTCTGAAGACCTCCGCCGTTGCGGCCGTGGCTGGCTCGGTGGTGGTTCCCTCCGGCATCGCCGCCGGGGCCTTTGCCTCGGGGAATGAGATCCTCAAGGTGGGTCTCGTCGGCTGCGGCGGACGGGGCACCGGGGCCGCGCGCGAAGCGCTCGGCGCCGATCCGCAAGCTCGCCTGATCGCGATGGGGGATGCGTTTGCGGAGCAGATCGACGGGAGCATCAAGGGACTCCACCAGATTCCCGGCATCGGCAATCGCGTCGCCGTAGCTGACGATCACAAGTTTGTGGGCCTGGACGCCTACAAAAAAGTCGTCGACATGTGCGATGTGGTGCTGCTTGCCACGCCTCCCGGGTTTCGCCCGACGCACTTCCGCTACGCCGTCGAAGCGGGCAAGCACATCTTCACTGAAAAGCCGATGGCGACCGACGCCCCCGGCACGCGTTCGATCGCAGAGTCGCTGAAGATCGCCAAGGAGAAGAAGCTGGGCGTGCTTGCCGGTTTCTGCTGGCGCTACGACTATGCCAAGCGAGAACTGTTCCAGCGGATTCACGACGGCCAGATCGGCGAAGTGCTTTCGGCGCACGGCACGTATCTGACCGGACCGGTGAAGCCGATGCCGCAGGCTGACAAGCGTCCAGCCGGGATGTCGAATCTCGAGTGGATGGTCCGCAACTGGTACAACTTCACTTGGCTGTCGGGAGACGGACTGGTCGAGCAGGCGATTCATACCGTGGACTGGCTGGCGTGGGTCTTCAAAGACGTTCCGCCGGAGTCGGTTGTGGCGGTGGGCGGTCGGCAGATTCCCGCGTACGGCGGGAACATTTACGACCATATCGAGGTCAATTACGAATGGGCCGGCGGCGCCCGCGGCTATGTCGCCCAGCGGCAGATTCCGAACTGCTTCAACGAGAACGGTCTGTACGTGCTCGGTTCGAAGGGGATCGGCCGGATCGGGCCCCGCGGCGTGACGATCGAGGGGGCGAATCCCTGGAAGTACGAAGGCCCGAAGAACAACATGTACCAGACGGAACATGACGAGTTCTTCAAGTCGATCCGCCAGGGGAAGCCGCTGAACGACGGCGACCGGATGGTCAGCAGCACGCTGATGGGGATCATGGGTCGCCAGGCGGGGTATACCGGTCAGAAGGTGACGTGGGAGATGATCGCGAACTCGAAGGAGTCGATCGTCCCGGAGATCACGGACTGGAATACGCCGGTGGAGATTCCGACGTATGCGATGCCGGGGATTACGCAGTTTGTGTGAGTCCTGTCACGGAAGAAAGAGAAGAAGAAGTTTTACCGCGGAGACGCGGAGAAGACTGAAGAGAGAGAGAGAGAGAGAGAGAGAGAGAGAACCACGAATTTCACTAATGGACTCGAATGAAGAGAGAAGACTTCAACCACGGGAGGCACTGAGGTCACGGAGAGTAGAGTTGGGGAGATCAGGGAGAGAAGGGCTCGTTGGTTGAGAGCTTGATTCCTGTCCCTGCCTGCGTGAGATTCGTTCGATGAGAGGTTGATTTTGTGGGGCTTGCCCGGTGAGACTGGGCAGGCCCCATTTTTCTTTGGCGATTGACTCCCTGGGACGTGACACGATGCGTGCACTCTGGCTGACGATGATTCTGCTGGCGTCCGGCCCGGGCAGCGCACCTGCGGCTGAGCCTGTGCTGGAGAAAACGGACCTGTGGGAAGCGGGGGTCGGGGGGTATGAGCTGTATCGGATTCCGTGTCTGATTGCGACGAGCCGGGGATCGCTGATTGCCTGCTGCGAGGCGCGCAAGTCGGCGAAGGGGGACTGGGGGCAGATCGACGTGGTCGCCCGCCGGAGCACCGACGGAGGCAAGACGTGGTCGCCGTCGGGGAAGATTGTGG harbors:
- a CDS encoding sugar phosphate isomerase/epimerase family protein, which translates into the protein MQGIDRRTFLQSTAVAAAALATGSRPVAAADEKLRLRKAVKFGMVGGDASMTDKFKMLKDIGFEGLDMDRPANHDDVKKAQDESGLIVHGVVDYVHWGKPLSDPSPEVRAAGLEGLKTSLRDCKAYGGTTVLLVPAVVNKQTSYADAYQRSQEEIRKALPLAGELGVRILFENVWNNFLLSPLETAKYIDEFESPLVGSYFDVGNVIRYGWPEHWILTLGKRIGKLDIKEYSRKIANEQGVGKGFSAEIGDGEDGCDWPAVMTALKSIGFSGWATAEVRGGDRKRLEEVSQRMDKIFAGYGA
- a CDS encoding Gfo/Idh/MocA family protein → MSDPTPSRRDFLKTSAVAAVAGSVVVPSGIAAGAFASGNEILKVGLVGCGGRGTGAAREALGADPQARLIAMGDAFAEQIDGSIKGLHQIPGIGNRVAVADDHKFVGLDAYKKVVDMCDVVLLATPPGFRPTHFRYAVEAGKHIFTEKPMATDAPGTRSIAESLKIAKEKKLGVLAGFCWRYDYAKRELFQRIHDGQIGEVLSAHGTYLTGPVKPMPQADKRPAGMSNLEWMVRNWYNFTWLSGDGLVEQAIHTVDWLAWVFKDVPPESVVAVGGRQIPAYGGNIYDHIEVNYEWAGGARGYVAQRQIPNCFNENGLYVLGSKGIGRIGPRGVTIEGANPWKYEGPKNNMYQTEHDEFFKSIRQGKPLNDGDRMVSSTLMGIMGRQAGYTGQKVTWEMIANSKESIVPEITDWNTPVEIPTYAMPGITQFV